The Sphingobium sp. JS3065 genome includes a region encoding these proteins:
- a CDS encoding type I restriction-modification system subunit M yields MTPHERHVADVTRLLRSCAYCHDLHRLFSDCMEASAISISNSMDLRNREAREKRYLDIVGQYERDIVELFPQVFAEIMMALEAEPRDALGTVYNNLELSSADKGQFFTPWPICQMMAEATLGGPKLIQDLIACKGFVRAMEPACGAGATVIALAQTMRAQGINYQRHLHVTAVDIDARVAHMAYIQFSLLHIPAVVVVGNSLSLEIRSYWYTPAHIMGGWSAKLARRDTELMATTGPIENHPVPMDILLPPSTVERPEQRAAPRQLSLF; encoded by the coding sequence ATGACTCCTCACGAACGCCACGTCGCAGACGTGACCAGGCTGTTGCGATCCTGCGCCTATTGCCATGATTTGCACCGACTGTTTTCGGATTGCATGGAGGCGAGTGCGATCAGCATCTCCAACAGCATGGATCTGCGCAACCGCGAAGCACGCGAGAAGCGCTATCTCGATATCGTCGGCCAGTATGAGCGCGATATCGTCGAGCTTTTTCCTCAGGTCTTTGCGGAGATCATGATGGCGCTGGAGGCCGAACCCCGCGATGCGCTCGGCACGGTGTATAACAACCTTGAACTATCGAGCGCCGACAAGGGGCAATTCTTCACGCCGTGGCCCATATGTCAAATGATGGCAGAGGCGACGCTTGGGGGCCCGAAGCTGATCCAGGATCTGATAGCGTGCAAAGGTTTTGTGCGCGCAATGGAACCTGCCTGCGGCGCGGGTGCAACGGTTATCGCCCTTGCACAAACCATGCGCGCGCAAGGCATCAACTATCAGCGGCACCTCCATGTGACCGCCGTCGATATCGACGCGCGGGTCGCCCACATGGCGTATATCCAGTTCAGTCTCCTGCACATTCCTGCCGTGGTGGTCGTCGGAAACTCGCTTTCACTCGAAATACGCAGCTACTGGTATACGCCAGCGCACATCATGGGCGGATGGTCGGCGAAACTTGCACGGCGCGATACCGAGCTGATGGCAACCACCGGTCCAATCGAGAATCATCCCGTTCCGATGGACATACTTCTGCCGCCGTCCACAGTGGAACGCCCGGAACAACGTGCCGCGCCACGCCAGCTCAGCCTCTTCTGA
- a CDS encoding lactate dehydrogenase encodes MRNSASALALQLCLDFDQPARPPDPAPDAAIVSQLCEPTLFSLAPAEVLADPPPAEPIDFSFAAGRVLASSWKGRAQDNIEAIRLLNLLDREQRGATPAEQEAIAKFIGFGASELANNIFADRAGTFRDGWEELGQGLAAETTDAELQSLKRATQYAHYTPEYIVRAMWDAARILGFTGGQVLEPGCGSGLFMGLRPDWLASDTMFVGIENDPVTARVASALYPGQIIRCIDFDKASLPRDFDLAIGNPPFSNLSIQNKTSLGRLGLSLHDFFIAKSLEHLRPGGVALFVTSRYSLDKSDPKARSHIDTIADFLGAVRLPGRVMRQEAGTDVVVDILLFRKREPDNLGAGHKWIDLADIPDSDEGEGPLRINRYFLDNPGHVLGRHEWKSGQFGMDYHCAAEPGIDLGQALIATLSGIASRYEGTCRPIHRTTSLRDRVDVSLDLEIGTAADEAEFKEGSYLVSGGVLHQIVDGMPTVVDVKSGRGTTGLFARHASIIKALIPIRDAVRAILRAQLNDQPYAASQEKLLAHYRQFTKKYGPINRTITSIRADPDTGAEKEYQRRPNLQPFLDDPDVWLVASIEAYDEASDTGTPGAIFTERVVKPPVAHEIHSAQDALAVSLHERGRVDLPLIAGLLGVTEAEALADLADDVYLDPVRTTPHFDNWVTADEALSGPVRTKLALARENAEADPRFHAVATALEAVQPVDLKPSEITARLGAPWIPTRVIETFVAEIMEVETTIYHTVDIASWTVDKLPFAGHVSSTSTWGTARRGAADLLEDALNSHIPKIYDVHREADGSERRELNVTDTEAAKEKLAGIKSTFETWVWQDSERADRLVRIYNDAYNNLVPRTFNGRHLTLPGASTTIQMRDHQKRVVWRIVAAGSTYVAHSVGAGKTFSLCAAVMEQRRLGLANKPMIAVPNHCLAQIAREFLMLYPTARILVADDTNFIKEKRRRFLARAATGNWDAIIITHDAFKFIPTPAAFEKQLIEDQLASYEVLITGIQSDDRVSRKRVERLKEGLQRRLENLQARKDDLVHIGEIGIDQILVDEAQQFRKLTFATNLGDLKGVDPAGSQRAWDLFVKGRYLADINPGRELILSSGTPITNTLGEMYTLQRFMQPDELHAKGLHEFDAWAANFGDTRTELELQPSGSYKPVTRFCEFVNVADLMAMYRSVADVVLKDDLRQYVRLPTIKGGKRKIIVAQSGAPFKAYQKVLAGRIKAIENRSGRPQKGDDILLSVITDGRHSAIDLRFVDPMMGNEEGNKLNLLIENVHRIWRDTADNRYTDPETGRPYPLPGAVQMIFSDLGTENAIETRGFSAYVWIREQLIEMGIPADQIAFMQHYKKNSAKQRLFNDLNQGRKRILIGSTPTMGTGVNAQQRLKALHHLDVPWIPSDIEQREGRIERQGNQNDEIELYGYATSGSMDATNWQMLERKARFINMAMSGDRSIRRIEDVGSNVNQFALAKALASGDDRLMRKAGLDAEVARLERLRDAHIDDQYNIRRTIKRTADAIIDGANLIAKLEADIARRVLPRHDEVLFDCGGTMVTDRKAAGERILRQAFELRLHGGQARQLLGTVNGIDVELSGYEAVDDDGERGIRTSVAALHHGERNAFEVSDKTRWTTALGRLESSILNLDAELAAVQADLEANERRLPAFEARLDQEFPDAALLEDKLRELAELEADLATTKGEFEPGNDEDAILAPPSSNEGAEVPQAA; translated from the coding sequence ATGCGAAACAGTGCATCCGCGCTGGCTCTCCAGCTATGCCTCGACTTCGACCAGCCCGCCAGACCGCCCGATCCAGCGCCCGATGCAGCGATCGTCTCCCAGCTTTGCGAGCCCACGCTCTTCTCGCTGGCACCGGCGGAGGTGCTTGCCGATCCGCCTCCGGCCGAACCCATCGATTTCTCCTTCGCCGCCGGTCGGGTGCTGGCGTCGTCATGGAAGGGCCGCGCGCAGGACAATATCGAGGCGATCCGGCTGCTGAACCTCTTGGACCGCGAACAACGAGGGGCGACGCCGGCCGAGCAGGAAGCCATCGCGAAGTTCATCGGCTTCGGCGCCTCCGAGCTTGCGAACAATATCTTCGCCGATCGCGCGGGCACATTCCGCGATGGCTGGGAGGAACTGGGGCAGGGCCTTGCCGCGGAGACGACCGATGCCGAACTCCAGTCGCTCAAGCGGGCGACGCAATACGCCCATTACACGCCCGAATATATTGTCCGCGCCATGTGGGATGCCGCCCGCATCCTCGGCTTCACCGGCGGCCAGGTTCTGGAACCCGGATGCGGCAGCGGCCTGTTCATGGGGCTGCGGCCCGACTGGCTGGCGAGCGACACGATGTTCGTCGGCATCGAGAACGATCCCGTCACCGCCCGCGTCGCGAGCGCGCTCTATCCGGGGCAGATCATCCGCTGCATCGATTTCGACAAGGCTTCGCTGCCGCGCGACTTCGACCTCGCCATCGGCAATCCCCCGTTCTCGAACCTCAGCATCCAGAACAAGACCAGCCTCGGCCGGCTTGGCCTGTCGCTCCACGATTTCTTCATCGCGAAATCGCTGGAGCATCTTCGCCCCGGCGGCGTCGCCCTGTTCGTGACCTCGCGCTATTCGCTCGACAAGAGCGACCCCAAGGCCCGCAGTCATATTGATACCATCGCCGATTTCCTCGGCGCGGTGCGTCTTCCCGGCCGGGTCATGCGGCAGGAAGCGGGCACCGATGTCGTCGTCGATATCCTACTCTTCCGCAAGCGCGAGCCAGACAACCTCGGCGCCGGACACAAGTGGATCGATCTGGCCGATATTCCCGATAGCGACGAGGGCGAGGGACCGCTGCGGATCAACCGCTATTTCCTCGACAATCCTGGTCATGTCCTTGGGCGCCATGAATGGAAAAGCGGCCAGTTCGGCATGGACTATCACTGCGCCGCCGAGCCGGGCATCGACCTTGGGCAGGCTCTCATCGCTACCCTGTCGGGAATCGCATCCCGATACGAAGGCACCTGCCGCCCCATCCATCGCACGACGTCGCTGCGTGACCGGGTCGACGTCTCGCTCGACCTTGAGATCGGTACGGCGGCGGATGAGGCCGAGTTCAAGGAAGGCAGCTATCTCGTATCGGGCGGCGTTCTGCACCAGATCGTCGACGGCATGCCGACCGTCGTCGATGTCAAATCAGGGCGAGGCACCACGGGCCTGTTCGCCAGGCACGCCAGTATCATCAAGGCGCTGATCCCGATCCGCGATGCGGTTCGCGCGATCCTGCGGGCGCAGCTGAACGACCAGCCCTATGCGGCGTCCCAGGAGAAGCTGCTCGCGCACTATCGGCAGTTCACGAAGAAATACGGCCCGATCAACCGGACCATCACCAGCATCCGCGCCGATCCCGACACCGGCGCCGAGAAGGAATATCAGCGCCGCCCGAACCTCCAGCCTTTCCTTGACGATCCCGACGTCTGGCTGGTCGCGTCGATCGAGGCCTATGACGAGGCGAGCGATACCGGCACGCCGGGCGCGATCTTCACCGAACGTGTCGTCAAACCGCCAGTCGCCCATGAAATCCACTCGGCGCAGGATGCGCTGGCGGTGTCGCTCCACGAGCGCGGCCGCGTCGATCTCCCGCTGATCGCCGGCCTGCTCGGCGTCACCGAGGCCGAGGCCCTCGCGGATCTCGCCGACGACGTCTATCTCGACCCCGTCCGCACCACGCCCCATTTCGACAACTGGGTTACGGCGGACGAAGCCCTGTCAGGACCGGTGCGGACCAAGCTCGCTCTTGCCCGCGAGAATGCCGAAGCCGATCCGCGCTTCCATGCCGTCGCCACCGCGCTCGAAGCGGTCCAGCCGGTCGACCTCAAACCCAGCGAGATCACCGCGCGTCTCGGCGCGCCCTGGATTCCTACCAGGGTCATCGAAACCTTCGTCGCGGAGATCATGGAGGTCGAGACCACCATCTATCATACCGTCGATATTGCGAGTTGGACCGTCGACAAGCTCCCATTCGCCGGACATGTCAGTTCCACCTCGACCTGGGGCACGGCGCGCCGCGGCGCCGCGGACCTGCTCGAAGATGCCCTCAATTCCCATATCCCCAAGATCTACGATGTTCACCGCGAAGCTGACGGTTCGGAGCGCCGCGAGCTCAACGTCACCGACACCGAAGCCGCCAAGGAAAAGCTTGCAGGCATCAAGTCGACCTTCGAGACCTGGGTCTGGCAAGACAGCGAACGCGCCGATCGCCTGGTCCGCATCTACAACGACGCCTACAACAACCTCGTTCCCCGGACGTTCAACGGCAGGCATCTGACGCTTCCGGGCGCGTCGACCACCATCCAGATGCGCGACCATCAGAAGCGCGTTGTCTGGCGGATCGTCGCCGCGGGCTCGACCTATGTAGCTCATAGCGTCGGCGCGGGCAAAACCTTCAGCCTGTGCGCCGCCGTGATGGAGCAGCGCCGTCTCGGCCTTGCCAACAAGCCGATGATCGCGGTGCCCAATCATTGTCTCGCGCAGATCGCGCGCGAGTTTCTGATGCTCTATCCCACGGCGCGCATCCTTGTCGCCGACGACACCAACTTCATCAAGGAGAAGCGGCGGCGGTTCCTGGCCCGCGCGGCGACCGGCAACTGGGACGCGATCATCATCACCCATGATGCGTTCAAGTTCATCCCCACCCCGGCAGCCTTCGAAAAGCAGCTGATCGAAGACCAGCTCGCCAGCTACGAGGTGCTGATCACGGGCATTCAGAGCGACGATCGCGTCTCGCGCAAGCGGGTCGAGCGCCTGAAGGAAGGACTCCAGCGGCGGCTAGAGAACCTGCAGGCCCGCAAGGATGACCTCGTTCATATCGGCGAGATCGGCATCGACCAGATTCTGGTCGACGAGGCCCAGCAGTTCCGCAAACTCACTTTCGCGACCAATCTGGGCGACCTCAAGGGCGTCGATCCCGCCGGCTCGCAGCGGGCATGGGATCTGTTCGTCAAGGGCCGATACCTTGCCGACATCAATCCCGGGCGCGAACTGATCCTGTCGTCGGGCACGCCCATCACCAACACGCTCGGCGAGATGTATACGCTGCAGCGGTTCATGCAGCCCGACGAACTGCACGCCAAGGGCTTGCACGAGTTCGACGCCTGGGCCGCGAACTTCGGCGACACGCGCACCGAACTCGAACTTCAGCCGAGCGGCAGCTACAAGCCGGTCACGCGCTTCTGCGAATTCGTCAACGTCGCCGACCTGATGGCGATGTACCGCAGCGTTGCCGATGTCGTACTCAAGGACGATTTGCGCCAATATGTCCGGCTGCCCACCATCAAGGGTGGCAAGCGCAAGATCATCGTCGCCCAGTCCGGGGCGCCCTTCAAGGCCTATCAGAAGGTGCTGGCCGGACGCATCAAGGCGATCGAGAACCGCAGCGGGCGACCCCAGAAGGGCGACGATATCCTGCTTTCGGTGATCACCGACGGGCGGCATTCGGCGATCGATCTCCGCTTCGTGGACCCCATGATGGGGAACGAGGAGGGCAACAAGCTCAATCTCCTGATCGAGAACGTCCATCGTATCTGGCGCGATACGGCCGACAATCGTTACACCGACCCGGAAACCGGGCGACCTTATCCGCTGCCCGGCGCCGTGCAGATGATCTTCTCCGATCTCGGCACCGAGAACGCCATCGAGACACGCGGCTTCTCCGCCTATGTCTGGATCCGCGAGCAGCTGATCGAGATGGGCATACCGGCCGATCAGATCGCCTTCATGCAGCATTATAAGAAGAACAGCGCCAAGCAGCGCCTGTTCAACGACCTCAATCAGGGGCGCAAGCGCATTCTCATCGGCTCCACGCCCACCATGGGAACGGGCGTCAACGCGCAGCAGCGCCTCAAAGCCCTGCATCACCTCGACGTTCCCTGGATACCCTCTGATATCGAGCAGCGCGAAGGCCGGATCGAGCGCCAGGGGAACCAGAACGACGAAATCGAGCTATACGGCTATGCGACCAGTGGCTCGATGGACGCGACCAACTGGCAGATGCTCGAAAGAAAAGCCCGCTTCATCAACATGGCGATGTCGGGCGATCGCTCCATTCGCCGGATCGAGGATGTCGGCTCCAACGTCAATCAGTTCGCGCTCGCAAAGGCGCTGGCGTCCGGCGACGATCGCCTGATGCGCAAGGCTGGGCTCGATGCCGAGGTCGCAAGGCTCGAACGCCTGCGCGACGCGCATATCGACGACCAGTATAATATCCGCAGGACCATCAAGCGAACCGCGGACGCCATCATCGACGGCGCCAACCTGATCGCGAAGCTGGAGGCCGATATCGCACGCCGGGTTCTTCCGCGTCACGACGAGGTCCTGTTCGATTGCGGCGGCACCATGGTCACCGACCGCAAGGCCGCCGGCGAACGCATTCTGAGGCAGGCCTTCGAATTGCGACTGCACGGCGGCCAGGCCCGGCAGTTGCTCGGCACCGTCAACGGCATCGATGTGGAACTTTCAGGCTATGAGGCCGTGGACGACGATGGCGAGCGCGGCATCCGCACGTCTGTCGCGGCACTCCACCACGGCGAGCGTAACGCGTTCGAAGTATCCGACAAGACGCGATGGACCACGGCGCTGGGCCGGCTCGAATCCTCCATTCTCAATCTCGACGCCGAACTTGCCGCCGTGCAGGCCGATCTCGAAGCGAACGAGCGGCGCCTTCCGGCCTTCGAGGCGCGTCTCGACCAGGAGTTTCCCGACGCCGCCTTGCTCGAGGACAAGTTGCGGGAACTCGCGGAACTGGAGGCTGACCTGGCGACGACCAAAGGGGAGTTCGAGCCGGGGAACGATGAGGACGCAATCCTGGCACCGCCTTCGAGCAACGAAGGCGCTGAGGTTCCGCAAGCGGCCTGA
- a CDS encoding type II toxin-antitoxin system ParD family antitoxin, producing the protein MATMNVSLPDAMKEWVEGQAGTGRYSNASDYVRDLIRRDQERREKIAAMQTMVDESLASGISPNSIDDMMKEARRRAGVGHGL; encoded by the coding sequence ATGGCGACAATGAATGTTTCCCTCCCCGATGCGATGAAGGAATGGGTCGAAGGTCAGGCCGGGACAGGCAGATACAGCAATGCCAGCGATTATGTGCGCGACCTGATCCGTCGCGACCAGGAGCGGCGGGAGAAGATCGCAGCCATGCAGACCATGGTCGATGAGTCTCTCGCCTCCGGCATAAGTCCCAATTCCATCGATGACATGATGAAGGAAGCCCGGCGTCGCGCAGGCGTCGGTCATGGCCTATAG
- a CDS encoding type II toxin-antitoxin system RelE/ParE family toxin translates to MAYRLTRNAEKDLIGIYVGGVGELGEAVAEKYQAGLHRVFGFLSDFPYSARARAEISPPVRAHPYKSHIVVYIIEGQDILILGVRHGREDWQASDQLS, encoded by the coding sequence ATGGCCTATAGACTCACGCGTAACGCCGAAAAGGATCTCATCGGTATATATGTCGGCGGCGTCGGAGAATTAGGAGAAGCCGTCGCGGAAAAATATCAGGCCGGTTTGCATCGGGTTTTTGGATTTCTCTCCGACTTTCCCTATTCGGCAAGAGCGCGCGCGGAAATTTCACCACCGGTCCGGGCACATCCCTACAAGTCCCATATCGTCGTCTATATCATCGAAGGACAGGACATCCTGATCCTCGGCGTCCGTCATGGACGGGAAGACTGGCAGGCATCCGACCAGCTTTCCTGA